A stretch of the Snodgrassella alvi genome encodes the following:
- the secE gene encoding preprotein translocase subunit SecE, which translates to MDNKTSKDVGAKTKAQLKAEAKQQQQLEIKRNKRFDFLKYTFSAILIAAGILAFYTLDAQLPLYIRYLFPLIGVVAAIVIVFFWSTGGRELTAYVRDCVSEARKVVWPERNEALRMTLFVLIFVAVLSLFIWGVDSLISWLLFDIFMKRS; encoded by the coding sequence ATGGACAACAAAACATCGAAAGATGTGGGAGCCAAAACCAAAGCACAATTAAAAGCTGAAGCTAAGCAACAACAGCAACTGGAAATCAAGCGTAATAAACGTTTTGATTTTCTTAAATACACCTTTTCAGCCATACTGATTGCTGCAGGTATTCTGGCATTCTATACTTTGGATGCGCAATTACCGCTTTACATTCGTTATTTGTTTCCTTTAATCGGCGTAGTAGCGGCCATTGTAATCGTATTTTTCTGGAGTACGGGCGGTCGTGAACTGACTGCCTATGTGCGCGATTGTGTGTCAGAAGCCAGAAAAGTAGTATGGCCTGAGCGCAATGAAGCATTGCGCATGACCCTGTTTGTACTGATATTTGTAGCTGTCTTGTCTTTATTTATTTGGGGTGTTGACAGCCTGATTTCATGGTTGTTGTTCGACATCTTTATGAAGAGGAGTTAA
- a CDS encoding YfhL family 4Fe-4S dicluster ferredoxin, which yields MSLLITDECINCDVCEPECPNSAIYQGDEIYEITPERCTQCVGHYDEPQCQQVCPVDCIIIDEEHPESEEELEAKYQRLMAEKE from the coding sequence ATGTCACTCTTGATAACAGATGAGTGCATTAATTGCGACGTATGCGAGCCTGAGTGCCCCAACAGCGCTATTTATCAGGGCGATGAAATTTATGAGATCACCCCGGAACGGTGCACACAATGTGTAGGCCATTATGATGAACCACAATGTCAGCAGGTTTGTCCGGTAGATTGCATCATCATTGATGAAGAACACCCGGAAAGCGAAGAAGAGCTGGAAGCTAAATATCAACGGCTGATGGCAGAAAAAGAATAA
- the nusG gene encoding transcription termination/antitermination protein NusG gives MAKQWYVVHAYSGFEKNVQKTLKERIEREGMGDYFGQILVPVEEVVDIKNGRRSITERKFFPGYVLVEMDMTDASWHLVKNTPRVTGFIGGTANKPLPISAREVDAILHQVQSGVEKPKPKVLFDVGQQVRVNEGPFKDFNGVVEEVNYERNKLRVAVQIFGRETPVELEFSQVEKI, from the coding sequence ATGGCAAAACAGTGGTATGTAGTACACGCTTATTCCGGTTTTGAAAAAAATGTTCAGAAAACCCTGAAAGAACGGATAGAACGTGAAGGAATGGGTGATTATTTTGGTCAGATACTGGTGCCGGTTGAAGAGGTAGTAGATATAAAAAATGGGCGCCGCAGTATTACTGAGCGTAAATTTTTCCCTGGTTACGTTCTGGTCGAAATGGACATGACTGATGCTTCGTGGCATCTGGTTAAAAATACCCCGCGCGTTACTGGATTTATTGGTGGTACCGCTAATAAACCTTTGCCTATATCTGCTCGCGAAGTTGATGCTATTCTCCATCAGGTACAAAGTGGTGTAGAAAAACCGAAGCCTAAAGTTTTATTTGATGTGGGTCAGCAGGTACGCGTCAATGAAGGTCCATTTAAAGACTTTAATGGTGTCGTCGAAGAAGTTAATTACGAACGCAATAAATTGCGCGTTGCTGTACAGATATTCGGTCGTGAAACACCAGTAGAATTGGAATTTTCTCAAGTAGAAAAAATTTAA
- the tuf gene encoding elongation factor Tu, whose translation MAKEKFERSKPHVNVGTIGHVDHGKTTLTAAICTILSKKFGGAAKAYDQIDNAPEEKARGITINTSHVEYETAERHYAHVDCPGHADYVKNMITGAAQMDGAILVVSAADGPMPQTREHILLARQVGVPYIIVYMNKCDMVDDEELLELVEMEIRDLLSSYEFPGDDVPLIKGSALKALEGDQSDIGEASIMALADALDSYIPTPERAVDKPFLLPIEDVFSISGRGTVVTGRVERGVINVGDEIEIVGLKDTQKTTCTGVEMFRKLLDQGQAGDNVGVLLRGTKREEVERGQVLAKPGSITPHTKFKAEVYVLSKEEGGRHTPFFANYRPQFYFRTTDVTGAVSLAEGVEMVMPGENVTIDVELIHPIAMEEGLRFAIREGGRTVGAGVVAKVIA comes from the coding sequence ATGGCTAAAGAAAAATTCGAGCGGAGTAAACCGCACGTAAACGTTGGCACCATCGGTCACGTTGACCATGGTAAAACCACATTGACCGCTGCAATCTGTACCATTCTGTCCAAAAAATTTGGTGGTGCAGCGAAAGCATACGATCAGATTGACAATGCCCCAGAAGAAAAAGCCCGTGGTATTACTATTAATACATCACACGTAGAATACGAAACCGCAGAGCGTCACTATGCACACGTAGATTGCCCGGGACACGCTGACTATGTGAAAAACATGATTACCGGTGCTGCACAGATGGACGGCGCCATTCTGGTGGTTTCAGCTGCTGACGGCCCAATGCCGCAAACCCGTGAGCACATTCTGCTGGCTCGTCAGGTAGGTGTACCATACATCATCGTTTACATGAACAAATGTGACATGGTAGACGACGAAGAATTGCTGGAACTGGTAGAAATGGAAATCCGTGATCTGCTGTCTAGCTACGAATTCCCAGGCGACGATGTTCCGTTGATTAAAGGTTCTGCACTGAAAGCACTGGAAGGTGACCAGTCTGATATTGGTGAAGCTTCTATTATGGCTTTGGCTGATGCATTAGACAGCTACATTCCGACACCGGAACGTGCTGTAGACAAACCATTCCTGTTGCCGATTGAAGACGTATTCTCAATTTCAGGTCGTGGTACTGTGGTTACCGGTCGTGTTGAACGCGGTGTAATCAACGTAGGCGATGAAATTGAAATCGTGGGTCTGAAAGACACCCAGAAAACTACTTGTACCGGTGTGGAAATGTTCCGCAAATTGCTGGATCAAGGTCAGGCTGGTGATAACGTAGGTGTATTGTTGCGTGGTACCAAACGTGAAGAAGTAGAACGTGGTCAGGTATTGGCAAAACCGGGCAGCATCACCCCGCACACCAAATTTAAAGCTGAAGTATACGTATTGAGCAAAGAAGAAGGTGGACGTCATACCCCATTCTTCGCAAACTACCGTCCGCAATTCTACTTCCGTACCACTGACGTAACAGGCGCAGTAAGTCTGGCAGAAGGTGTAGAAATGGTAATGCCGGGTGAAAATGTGACCATCGACGTAGAGTTGATTCACCCAATCGCAATGGAAGAAGGCTTGCGCTTTGCGATTCGTGAAGGTGGCCGAACAGTTGGTGCCGGTGTGGTTGCTAAAGTTATCGCTTAA